GACCCCGGCCAGAACATCCCGGCCTTTTCCGGCGAGCAGTTGACCGAAATGCTCACCGGCGCAACCTATCTCATCTCCAACGACTACGAGTTGCAGCTGATCCAGAATGCCACGGGCCTGACCCAGGCCGAGATCGTGGCCCGGGCCGGCTCAGTCATCACCACCCTTGGCGAAAACGGCTCGGTCATCCGCCAGGGAGCATCCGAAATCGTCATCCCGCCCTGCCCCGTGGCCGACGTCAAAGACCCGACCGGCGCCGGCGACGCCTTCCGGGCCGGCTTTATCAAGGGCCTGTCCCTGGGCAAGGCCCCGGCCGACGCGGCCCGACTCGGGTCGGTGTCGGCGGCCTATGCCGTGGAAAAGCACGGCACCCAGGAACATCAATTCACCTGGCAGGAATTTTGCGACCGCTACGCCGCCGCCTTCGGCCCCCTGTAGCCCGCCTGCCACCGCTCCACGCCGGGGACGTCGCGCCGTCACGCCGCCCGTCCCCGGCCAAAGGACCCCACTTTCATGGCCCGCATCACTTCCGAAGACGATTTTCTGGCCCTGTTGGACAGCCATTTTCCCCGCGCCGGAGACGGCATTGTCCTGCCGCGCGGCGATGACGCCGCTATCATTGCCTGTCCACAACAGTTGTGCGTCACCACCGACCTCTTTGTGGAAGACATCCATTTCCGACGGCGCTATTTCACCCCCGGCCAAGTCGGGGCCAAGGCCCTGGCCGTCAATATAAGCGACGTGGCGGCCATGGGAGCCGTGCCGACCGGTTTTGTCCTTGGTCTGGTCTGTCCCGACGACGCTGACCGCGACTACTGGGACGCCCTGCTGGCCGGCATGGCTGCCCTGGCTGCCCGCCACAAGGTGCCCCTGGTCGGCGGCGACCTGTCCAAGGGAGACAAAATCGCCGTGTCCGTCACGGCCTGGGGCGCGCCTGGTCCGTCGGGACGCCTGCTTACCCGGGGGAGCGGCGCGGCCGGCGATGTGCTCGTGTCTGTGGGCGACCTGGGGCTGGCCCGAGTGGGGTTGGCCGTCCTGGAAAAGGACGGCCTTCGTGCCGCAGCCGACTGGCCCGCCGCCGTCGCTGCGCATCTGTCCCCGGTCCCGCGTCTGGAAGCCGGCCTGGCCCTGGCCGCCATCCCCGGCGTGACCTCTTGCATGGACGTGTCCGATGGGCTGGCCCAGGATCTGCCGCGCCTGCTTCCCTCGGGCTGCGGGGCAGACCTCTTTTTCCCGCCGACCACCCTGCATCCGGAGGTGACGGCCCACGCCGCCGGCCATGGAAGACCGCCGGAAAAGGTGGCCTTTTTTGGCGGCGAGGACTATGCGCTGCTGGCAACAATCACTCCGGCCGCCCTGCCGGCCCTGCGCACGGCCCTGCCCGAGGCCAAACCCATCGGCCGCCTGACCGCCACCCCCGGGTATACGCTCAACGGCGCACCCATAAACGAACGCGGCTTCGACCACTTCGGCTGATTCATGGGACAACTTCTTTTCGGCGCGATCATTATCAGCTTTTCGGCTGTGTTCGTGAAGCTGGCCGGCGTCCCTCCGGCGGTGTCGGCCTTTTACCGCATGTTTTTTGGCGGCCTGACCTTGCTCGTCATGCTGGCCGCCACGCGAAACCTGTCCGCTGTACGTCGGAGCCTCGCCTGGCCGGCCCTGGCCTGCGCCGTGTTCTTCTGCGCCGACCTGCTGTGCTGGCACGCCAGCATTAACAACATAGGACCGGGACTGGCCACGCTGGTCGCCAATTTCCAGGTCTTTCTCATCACCCTCGTGGCCGCGATCCAGGCCCGCCGCCTTCCCCGGCCCGTGTTTCTGGCCGCCATGGGGCTGGCTATTGCCGGCCTCTATCTCGTCGTTGGCCACGGCTTTGCCAGTCAGACCCCGGAATTCCGTTTGGGCATCGGCTACGGACTGTCTGCCGCCGTATTCTATGGCCTGTTCATCCTGACCCTGAAAAAAGCCGTCACCGACGGCGGCCGGGCCGGCCCCATGGCGGCCATGGCCGTATTGTCTCTGGCCGGGGCCGTCCTGCTTGCTCCAGTGGTCCTTTTGGGGGGCGACAGTCTGGCCCTGCCGACGGCGACCAGCTTTTTTTCCCTCATGGGCCTTGGCATCATCGGGCAGGGCATCGGCTGGCTGGCTATTTCAACCGGGCTGGCCGGCGTCCGCCCGGCCCTGGCCGGGCTCATCCTGCTCTTGCAACCCACCTTGTCCTATGTCTGGGACGTGAGTTTTTTCGGCAAGACGACCGGCCCGGTGGAACTGTGCGGCGTGGCCCTGGCCCTGGCCGGCATCTACATCGGCTCCACCCGACCCAGCTGACCCTGCCTCGGGTCCCCGGAATCGCCATGGACGCAAGAGAAGGCTCATGACCTGAATTCCTTTTATGAAAAAACCGTCAGCCCAAGGAGGCTTCCATGGATCTTGGCCTCACCGTCATCGGCGTGGTGCGCTCGCCGCTCACCGACAAAGCTACGGCCCCGAAATTTGAAACCGACAACGCCCCCCGGCCGAGATCGTGCTCGACCCGGCCTATGCGCCGGCGGCCAAGGACTTGGCCGTGGGCCAGGAGATTCTCCTTTTCACTTGGCTGCATCAGGCTGACCGCACCTGTCAGGCCGTCCATCCCCGCCGCGACCTGAGCCGGCCGCTGACCGGCGTTTTTTCCACCCGCTCTCCGGACCGCCCCAATCCCATCGGCCTGCACCAGGTGCGCGTGACGGGCATCGCCGGCAACGTCGTCAGCCTGGACGCCCTGGAGGCCCTGAACCAAACACCGGTCATCGACATCAAACCGCTGGCGGATCGAGGCGGCAAAGACTGACGGCATAGTCGTCGCCATTGCCCTCCAAAACGGTTGTTTTTCGACCCAAGGCTTGCTATCAAAAGAAAATATTTTCGTATTGCACGATCACATCTCCACGCTTGCATCCACAAGGAGTCGTCCATGCCGAAGAAAGAACATGTGAAAAAAGTCAACGCCGTCATCTGCGCCTATTTCGCCCACACCGGCTATCTGACTCGGGAAGAAGCCAAGGAA
The DNA window shown above is from Desulfovibrio sp. TomC and carries:
- a CDS encoding DMT family transporter, producing MGQLLFGAIIISFSAVFVKLAGVPPAVSAFYRMFFGGLTLLVMLAATRNLSAVRRSLAWPALACAVFFCADLLCWHASINNIGPGLATLVANFQVFLITLVAAIQARRLPRPVFLAAMGLAIAGLYLVVGHGFASQTPEFRLGIGYGLSAAVFYGLFILTLKKAVTDGGRAGPMAAMAVLSLAGAVLLAPVVLLGGDSLALPTATSFFSLMGLGIIGQGIGWLAISTGLAGVRPALAGLILLLQPTLSYVWDVSFFGKTTGPVELCGVALALAGIYIGSTRPS
- a CDS encoding SAM-dependent methyltransferase, with the protein product MLDPAYAPAAKDLAVGQEILLFTWLHQADRTCQAVHPRRDLSRPLTGVFSTRSPDRPNPIGLHQVRVTGIAGNVVSLDALEALNQTPVIDIKPLADRGGKD
- the thiL gene encoding thiamine-phosphate kinase: MARITSEDDFLALLDSHFPRAGDGIVLPRGDDAAIIACPQQLCVTTDLFVEDIHFRRRYFTPGQVGAKALAVNISDVAAMGAVPTGFVLGLVCPDDADRDYWDALLAGMAALAARHKVPLVGGDLSKGDKIAVSVTAWGAPGPSGRLLTRGSGAAGDVLVSVGDLGLARVGLAVLEKDGLRAAADWPAAVAAHLSPVPRLEAGLALAAIPGVTSCMDVSDGLAQDLPRLLPSGCGADLFFPPTTLHPEVTAHAAGHGRPPEKVAFFGGEDYALLATITPAALPALRTALPEAKPIGRLTATPGYTLNGAPINERGFDHFG